The genome window CTTATCTTTTAAGCAATTACTACCTGTGGGTTATCTGTACCATTCTGGCAACCGACTGAAACAGATGGCAGCCTTCTGGCTGCATTGGACAGAGGATGGTGAGCATTAGAATGGCAGAGACCTACTTGAGATGAGTtcataggaagaaaagaaatgacataTTTGCACACAAATAGCTTATcagagttcttttcttttctctccttgaaATCAGAAACAATGGCAtatattctcttttcttctttagcATCCAAAGTACAGAGTGTATTTTGTTGAGTTCTCTTGGTTATTCGActaattcattaattcatttgcATACTATGCTTATCATGGGTACATATTTCAAACAACTTTACTGAGATACAGTTTATTTACTACATGACTGAGTCACTAAGTGTACAAAATCAGTGTTAATATAATCTCGTGGCAATATTATCAGTCACTACAATTAACTTTACTCTTACTACCATCAAAAGTAACTCTCTGCCTCTTTTTCCCCAACCTGCCCCCATTTCCTTTGCCTTAGCAATCCACTAGTCTTCTTTGACTATAGATTTGCTTATTCTGCATATTTCATAGAAATGTAGTCATACAATACTCGACCCTTTGGTTTCTTCCAATTAGCAAGTTTTCAAGGCTTAGCTGCCTCatagtgtgtatgtatatatttgtgtgtgtgtgtgtgtggagacagggtttctctgtgtcctctggctgtcctgtgagtcactttgtagaccaggcacgcagagattcacctgcttctgcctcctgagtgctgggattaaaggtgtttaccaccactgcctgactcACAGCAtagacttttatttcttctttactgCCATGCAAGTATTCCATTTCATTGAACTGTGTTTGTCAATTAGTAGATATTTGTGATGTTCCCTTTTTATTATTCTAAAATCCACTGTGAATTGTTGTATATGAAGTTGTATttggacatgggtttaatttctcTGAAACATATACCGAGGAGTGAATCTGCCAGGTAATGTTGTAATTGCATGTTTAGCAATTTGGAAAACTGCCAGACTGTTCTCCAAAAGAATTGCAGTTTTAAAATCATGCTAACAATATGTGAtcgttttgatttttctttttcacccACTTTCTATTTCCTGTCCGTTTAATTATAGCAGTCCTACTGGGTGGTGTACTCTCCATTTCTCTGGTGGCTAATAATATGGAGCATCTTTATTTGTGCTTATTGGCCATTTGCAAATTTCTTTGTAATGGTGTCTGCTTATATTAGTGCCCCTTTTAGTTGCTGTGTTGTTCTTTTAGTATTAGTCATTGTTCTATTTTCTAATATGCTCTACAAGACACATGCACCCTCTCATTCTACTGTTTGCCTTTTCACCTTCGCAAATAAGAGGGATTTTGAAGGCAAGAAAAAGGTTGAGAGTAGTTTACAACTTGTAAAGACAGCAGCATTCGATGGACCTTACCCGCAACTGCCTGTTAAGTGTTTAAGTGTCAGTAActcctttttccattgtttggtcaGCTGTCCCCTATCCAATCTGACTTTATATGATTTAGGGGAACTGATTGCTTTACCCAAGCTCCAGAGAGCAAGAGGCAGGATTGGCCAGTTAGAACTTCTCCATTAGCTCAAGAGGGAGAAAGAATCACAGCACTTAGGCAAACAGAGAGTATTAAAGAAATGCTAATTAGATATAAAGTCAACAACTGTTAATTAGAATTTTCCTCACTGTGACAAATACAtgacagaaataatttaaaaaaggaaaggtttGCATATCCctgcaggtttgtttgttttttttttctttctctctctcattggaTTAATTGTTCCTTTGCATCTATTTGTATTAAGAACTTGCTGTTTTGCTGGGCGATGTAGCACTTGTCTGCAATCACAGTgcttgtggaggcagaggcaggcggatctatctctatgaggccagcctggtctacagagacagccaaggctacacagagaaaccctgtctcaaaaaacaaaacaaacaaaaacagaaccttCCAGTTTGCCATGTTGAACATGGTGAATTCTTAACTCTCCTTGTCCACCTATTATTCTCAGGCAATCAGAATGGCTGCCTTACTCCAGCATGTAATGATGACTGTGATCTCCACTACTCTGCCCATGAGGGCCTAGCTTTTGATTTACTCTCCTAATAGAAGAAATCCCAACAACTTAGACTTGACTTTTCCTACCCTAATAATACATTGTCTATACATGGAGACAATATGACGACAGATACAGTTTCCAAGTGTGTCTAACAACTATAAATTCTGAAGCTTGGGGGAAACACCATTGGGCTAACAAACCTACTGTGCTTACTCGACTAAGAACTTATAACTCAGCTTATCTATCACCTAATCACAATAATCCCCAATGTGAATGGAGGACTAATAAGTGGGTCTAAAGGACAACACTGAAATGTAGACCAGATTGTTTTTGGAGCTTAAGCAATGATAGTTACAGTAAGCAGTTTTactgttttttatattaaatatctaCAAGACAGTTTCTAGTGTTAAATACTTgttgatgagggagggtgctacaatcaggatataaaatgaataaattgtaaaaataataaaatttaaaaaatgttgtatTTAAGAATTGAGACTCTTACTCTGTTTTGTTGGGGGCGCCAGGGGCAGGAGATGAATTCTTTTCTCACAATGCTAGGTGAGCACTCCACCACCAAGTATCTTCCTAGGCCTGGTCTTGTTCATACAGTCTAGTAAACCACAAAGTCTTTTAAAGACTAAATTTGATACCTAAACTCTATGGTTTACACAAAGTACTTTTTTGAGAATTATTTTAAGATCTAACCTAAGCTGATAGACAATACTGATGTAAGACATCCTGGCCACAGCCATCTTTACCAGTTGTTTAGGAGAACAGGTAAGGGAAGCAAAAATGGCTCATGAATAACTTGGCTTAGACTGTTCAACCTTTCACTTCAAATGTTTGGTGGGTGCTGGCATAGTTAGTCATTTCTAACCCTCCTAGCAAAACGTTCCCATGTTcctataatgaagtattatttgGGGGGCAAGTATTTTAAAACCATCTAACTTAACATTACATGTTAGGAACTCTGAGACAAAACTAAGACGTGTTGCAATTGGCCAGGACTTTTTTCTTGAAaatcaatttaaatttttcttagacAATTTTACACAATCAAAATGGGCAGTGACTACTCTCACCTTCCGTCCTCCCACCATTCCTGCCGACAGCCTCCCCCTTCCCACACATCTCTCATTGGGGCCCGCTATGATTCACCAGAGCTGTCTGTGTGACTATGTCTTTGAAGCTATCCTTTGGAGCATGGTGGGTTCAGCAGTGGGTACATGACAAAAGTCATGatgctccaccccaccccaccccaccccaggatcTACCAGTAACAAATGGTTCAGAAGTAAACAGTAGGGCCCCGTGAGACCCTCCCCAACCTTGAGGGTCAATAAGGCCCATCTCAGTTGGGCCTAATGCAGATTACAAGTTTTGAGTTAATGATTGCAGTGACTGTATCCAGTCTAGAAAATAGCATTTTGCAACCCCTCACCCCATCTTCTAGCCCTCTTCAGTATGTTTCTTGAGACTTGGATTGGGTGGTACAAAGTTTTCTTTAAGGCTGGGGTCACAACTGTCATAGTTACATCTTAGGGAGGCATGAGTCTCTATATTAACCATCATTCATTGCAGAACGAGGCTTCTGAAAATAAGGCTGGGCTTTCTGGTTATGGGTGTAAGTACCGCTATGTAAAAGGTTGTTTACTGCCATGTCATTATAAACAAGCCTCAATAATAACCTTCCCACATGGGCCTCCTGCCCAGGTCTGGGTGGTTAGCAGGATTACAGTACCTGGAACGGTCCCTCAAAACACTCCCCCATTTCTGTGGAGCAGGCTAGGGCTTTGGATAGTCTTGGATGGGTGTAACCAATCCTTCTTTCCCTCTGTTTACATTTAAACTAAACATTCTTAGgataaattaatataataaatggcatattttaaaatattatagatttTGAACTTCTCATTCTACCTACACGTGAAAAAAGTATTATTATAATTGTCAAATCACAGCTGTGTTTTACATAGATCCAGATATAAACATTCCTAATTCAACTGAATAATTTGAACACTTCATCAGGATACCAATTCTTAGAAAACTGTTTCAGAATTCTTGCCATTAAGGGATAGTATTCCtatcagctactaaaaacaaaaatcatcatCTCATTGAACACACTGGGGCTGAAAAATAGGTTTTCCTCAggacaataaataaacaagatttttttaaaaatgactttaagGTAAGAATCATGTAGTTTGTAATAAAGTATTCCATGGGGAAAATGTGGCAGTACTGGTTGGTAACCGTACAGAAAATCCAAAAACTGGGTCATGAGGGCCTTTGCCATGTTACTGGGCAGTGTAGAAGACAGGTCCGATGCTGTGAGTTTCAGGAACAGCAAACAATGGAACAAATTTAACCATGCTGTGTGTCACTCTGTTTACCATGAGTAATGCTGAAAACGAGTCTGTGACACATAAATACCCCAACATTTATACATTAGAAAATGGAAGGCAGATAGCTGCTATTTCCAGTCTACTGAGGGCAGAAGGTAGCACTACAGTGTACAATCGACAGAGAAATTCAGCAACTGAATGTGGAAGGtttctcagtgtccaagaagcTACTTTTATCTTATATTATCTGTACAAATAATGGGGAATTCTGGCCCCTTTCCCCTTATAACTGAATTTTGCAGATtacatttggtatttttgtgCAGGTGTGGTTAGACgagaacttgtgggagtcagtttcttctttccaccatgtggtcTTAGGCTCAGAGTCGGTCATCAAAGtaggcagcaagcatctttaccctctgagccatctcacggaCAACAGGGCTGACATAAATGTGGGAGATGACTCAGTCTGTCACATACCTGCCACACTAGTACAAGGAACTGAGTTCAGAACCCATGACTCATACAAAAAGGCATGTTCATCAGTCCAGGCTGCCAATCCCAGCACAAGAGAGgagccaggaggatctctgggcttAATGGCCGCCAGTTATCACTTGACTGGCAAGTTACTGGTTCAGTGAAAGACTCTGACGCAAAAATAAATGTAGAGAGTGACAGAGGATACCtcatgctgacctctggcctcttcattaacacacacactaatgcatccaccacacatatacataacCACTTGGGAAGTGAGAATGGAGAAACCACTCTTGGGAGAAACCAGAtacaataattttataataaaaagtatCCCCTAAAGCAAGCAACTGAAGATGAACACTGACAAAGAAACCCAGCCACTCTTTAATTTAGGGCAAAAGTGTTTGTGCCAatattaatttacaaaaataagttTAGTCCTTTGCTATAAACACTTTCACAGTTTTAAAGGGAAATGAGTCTCACACTGTCTTCCAGTGTCCACAGCACATCATCCTTCTACACCCTGCTGCTCAGAAGGTACTTTCTGCGTGGATCTGTTCCgaatccttttccttttccttttcttttccaaagCAGGCGACTTTGTGTCCTgcggtttcttctttttcttcaagcAGCTGAGAGGATTGGGGCCacccttcttctttttcctcctcctcctcggttCAGGGTTCTTCACTAAGCCTTGCTCCTCCTTGAGTTGCTTTATACTTTGTTTCTCATGCACGGAGACCAGCTGGCCTGACTCCACTGCCTTCACAAAGGCCACTGTTTTGGGAGAAGGCTTATCCAAGACTATAGTGTTCTGAATAATGAACATGAGGGGAATTCCAGGACTTCTCTTGACTTTCACAGATAAGTTCTGatccttttaaaaagaaaatggatttagTTTTTCAACCAAGTTTAGGTACCTAAAATTAAATTTCTAAGAGATTACAAAGTAAGCTGAAGCTACGTGAGTAATAGCAGTCTGGGCTAGGAGCGATAAATTATCAACTAATGAAAACTAAAAGCATTAGGAAGTTATTCTCTCAAAACATCAATGTGAGAAGAGGGTGAAGTGTAGTAATGAGCTAACTCAGAAATCATTCTGAaagtatagttgagcaaatctGCATGTGTTTTAGTATCAACCTTGACAGTCTCTCCTTTTGCCTCCCAGTCTTTAAATGACTTCAACATTCCATGCTATTGCTAgtcttttaaggtttatttatttttgttgaggtACACCAACACTGAGACATGTCCAGACATGTCTAGGCCTCACTGCCTAGCATAATGGCAGAAATTTTGttttaagtctccattttgatcataagatgaaattaagttcaagttctcgagctctgcctgcctgaaaACTAGAATAGCCTTTTATTTACATATAGCTCAATACTTTTTCAATGTTCTGCTTGAATTAATGATATCTGGTCTacttaaacaaaaccacaataccCTATGTTCCTTTCTCCCAGAACAGTGGGGAGCAAGAAGGTCCCCACACTGCTCCCATACCCTATATCCTAGACAATCAGTTTAAAATGCTTTGTTTAGCTCGTCAAAATGATGTATTGCTGCCTTCCCTGTGCTTCCTACACATGGTAATCTGGTTGTTATCTGGTTACGGTTTTTCATACAAAAAagcctgccttagaaacagactggcATCACAGCGTGACACCAAGTCCACTCTGCctctgactggtcagtttttgttcagtATTCAATAAACTTTCATCATTCTGAATGGTGAGTGTGGGCTATTCTCCAACTCCAACAATTATGTGTATAGATGCTTgcctgtgtatacatgtgtgtatgacaTGTATGCCCTTAAAGGCAAAAATTGGATGTTGGATTCCTTGAAACTgtagttacaaatggttgtgagcagcTTGTAGGAAATATAACCCcagtcctctaaaagagcagccagtgctcttaactactgggccctctctccagcccattgaTGCCAGTCTTAAAAGATATGCACCATGACTTTCTGAGAAACAGTATGAATTCAGGAACATGAAAAAACAGTTCCAAATACAGAAGGCAGACACTTTGCCCTACTCTTCCCTCCTTGAAGAATCCTGAAGCAATCAACACACTTCTGCAGCAACTCATCCCCTAAAAGGAAATGACTGGAAGAAAATGTTCCGTGGGTGGACTTAAGGTTTTCTCCTCATATGATCAAGTAACTGTCTACGCTGACTCCATTTAAAACGTGCATTTTTAAAAGTCCAAACAATGAAACGTGGACTATAGCTAAGTGACAGAATCCTTGTCTAACAcacaataagtaaatgaataaaattccaAACACTAAATTCTCTCTCCTGATTATTTTTTGATTATAAACAGCTCTACATGAAGTATTTATAAAAGTGGTTACAACTGCCTTACAGTTTTAAAAGTAACATTACCTGTGTTGCCACAAAATAATGGTGAGGATTCCCCTCATCCACCATGGACAGGAGACATTCTGATCCACTCACTGCACCTTTGAAATGAGGGCAATTTCGAACCTGGAATTTCTGTGCAATCAGTTTTGCTCCATATAATTCCTTTCCCAGTGTTTCTAACTCCTTTAACACACACCTGAAGGGAAAAAAGTCATTAGAAGCCCAGAATCACAACTGACACATTCCTTTTGTTTATACAAAAAAAGCATAAACACAATACTCacattcttaaaataaaaaactacagCATTAAGAATTTGAATTTATAATATGGTTGCCATTTTCTTCTTAAATGAAGACTTAAAA of Meriones unguiculatus strain TT.TT164.6M chromosome 8, Bangor_MerUng_6.1, whole genome shotgun sequence contains these proteins:
- the Utp23 gene encoding rRNA-processing protein UTP23 homolog, with amino-acid sequence MKITRQKHAKKHLAFFRNNFGVREPYQILLDGTFCQAALRGRIQLRDQLPRYLMGETQLCTTRCVLKELETLGKELYGAKLIAQKFQVRNCPHFKGAVSGSECLLSMVDEGNPHHYFVATQDQNLSVKVKRSPGIPLMFIIQNTIVLDKPSPKTVAFVKAVESGQLVSVHEKQSIKQLKEEQGLVKNPEPRRRRKKKKGGPNPLSCLKKKKKPQDTKSPALEKKRKRKRIRNRSTQKVPSEQQGVEG